The following proteins are encoded in a genomic region of Halococcus salifodinae DSM 8989:
- a CDS encoding ABC transporter ATP-binding protein — MSTNAPLEHEQASDRATEQSDERSRSVVSVEGLEKTYGDGDDAVRAVEDVSFDIEPGTVVGLLGPNGAGKTTTIKAMLGLVVPTAGTVTIDGVDVHDDPRAAYRQVGAMLEGARNVYWKLTVRENLEFFAALSGRRPAAVADRHDRLLNQLALAEKADKPVNDLSRGMKQKVSLACTLARDASVAFLDEPTLGLDVESSLELQRELRRLADQESMTVVLSSHDMDVVQAVCDRVIIMNDGRVVTDDTVDGLIDLFRSQAYHITVDDLPDGVRDRLEAEFDADGFESVGDQARFAVSLPDGRALYDVMDALREADTVPASVDSIEPDLEDVFLELTGSEDG, encoded by the coding sequence ATGAGCACGAACGCACCGCTCGAACACGAACAGGCGAGCGATCGAGCGACCGAGCAATCCGACGAACGGAGTCGTTCCGTGGTTTCAGTTGAGGGACTCGAAAAGACCTACGGAGACGGTGACGACGCTGTTCGCGCCGTCGAGGACGTCTCGTTCGACATCGAACCGGGCACTGTGGTCGGACTGCTGGGGCCGAACGGGGCCGGAAAGACCACGACGATCAAGGCGATGCTCGGGCTCGTCGTCCCCACCGCCGGAACGGTGACGATCGACGGCGTCGATGTCCACGACGATCCACGGGCGGCCTACCGGCAAGTCGGCGCGATGCTGGAAGGTGCGCGGAACGTCTACTGGAAGCTCACCGTTAGAGAGAACTTGGAGTTCTTCGCCGCGCTCAGCGGCCGGCGGCCCGCCGCGGTGGCCGACCGCCACGATCGGCTGCTCAACCAGCTCGCGCTCGCGGAGAAGGCCGACAAGCCCGTGAACGACCTCTCACGCGGGATGAAACAGAAGGTGTCGCTCGCCTGCACCCTCGCACGCGACGCCTCGGTGGCTTTCCTCGACGAACCCACCCTCGGCCTCGATGTCGAGAGTTCGCTCGAACTCCAGCGAGAGCTCCGCCGGCTCGCCGACCAAGAATCGATGACGGTCGTGCTGTCGAGCCACGACATGGACGTGGTGCAGGCAGTCTGCGACCGGGTGATCATCATGAACGACGGCCGCGTCGTGACCGACGACACCGTCGACGGCCTCATCGATCTCTTCCGGAGCCAGGCCTACCACATCACCGTCGACGACCTCCCGGACGGGGTGCGCGACCGGCTCGAAGCCGAGTTCGACGCCGACGGGTTCGAGTCGGTCGGCGATCAGGCACGCTTTGCAGTGTCGCTGCCCGACGGGCGCGCGCTCTACGACGTGATGGACGCGCTTCGAGAGGCAGACACCGTGCCGGCGTCGGTCGACTCGATTGAGCCCGACCTCGAAGACGTGTTCCTCGAACTCACTGGGAGTGAGGACGGATGA
- a CDS encoding CBS pair associated ParBc domain-containing protein, with protein MATDTGTPRVSDYMTRDVVTVSPDDTVASVARRVAESDEEHSGFPVCDGRRCEGFVTARDLLLAADNAAVFTVMSEDLVVAHPEMDLDDAARVILRSGIQKLPVVDDAGNLVGIISNADVIRSQIERATPEKVGKLSRTLENIHEIGTREERRRVALDDLTPTQSKVYADELEGRRYELEHGLAEPLVVIDNGGNLLLADGHHRVKAADRQGIEESDAYVIVLGESVELGMAETARKEGLESIEDICVVDYAHHPLVQTITRLNEAE; from the coding sequence ATGGCCACCGACACCGGCACACCGCGGGTCAGCGACTACATGACTCGCGACGTCGTGACGGTCTCGCCCGACGACACGGTCGCGTCGGTCGCCCGCCGCGTCGCCGAGAGCGACGAGGAACACAGCGGTTTTCCGGTGTGTGACGGCCGGCGGTGCGAGGGGTTCGTCACCGCCCGCGACCTCCTGCTCGCCGCGGACAACGCCGCCGTTTTCACGGTGATGTCCGAGGATCTAGTCGTCGCCCACCCCGAGATGGATCTCGACGACGCCGCACGGGTCATCCTCCGCTCGGGCATCCAGAAACTCCCCGTCGTGGACGACGCCGGCAATCTCGTCGGGATCATCTCGAACGCCGACGTGATCCGGAGCCAGATCGAGCGCGCCACCCCCGAGAAGGTCGGCAAGCTCTCGCGCACCCTCGAAAACATCCACGAGATCGGGACGCGAGAAGAGCGCCGTCGGGTCGCGCTCGACGACCTCACACCAACCCAGTCGAAGGTGTACGCCGACGAACTCGAAGGCCGGCGATACGAACTCGAACACGGTCTCGCCGAACCTCTCGTCGTCATCGACAACGGGGGGAATCTCCTGCTCGCCGACGGCCACCACCGCGTGAAGGCTGCCGACCGCCAGGGGATCGAGGAGTCCGACGCCTACGTGATCGTACTCGGGGAGAGCGTCGAGCTCGGAATGGCCGAAACCGCGCGCAAGGAGGGGCTCGAATCGATCGAAGACATCTGCGTCGTCGACTACGCCCACCATCCCCTGGTGCAGACGATCACCAGACTGAACGAAGCCGAGTGA
- a CDS encoding NAD(P)/FAD-dependent oxidoreductase — protein sequence MTETVVVLGAGYAGAGAIKSLEDALDDEADIIWLSDHDHHLVLHEAHRCIRDPSVRQNITIPVEEIKSPHTRFIEGEVTDLDCDDREIALADGSTVDYDYALVTLGSQTAYYGIDGLEAHSFTLKSLDDALEIHDEVKEAARDATPDDPAQVVVGGAGLSGIQTAGEIAEFRDLHHAPIEITLVEALEEIFPGNDPELQGALRKRLLERDIEISTADPITEADEDVIHFESDATLEHDVFVWAGGVTGQDAMGGTELDNEHNRVNAAATFETSDDRVFALGDSAIVDQPEGPCPPTAQAAWQAAEVAGENVARALHGQPLTSWTHEDKGTLVSVGEKAVAHNVVNVPINTFGGPAAKFLKKAVAARWIRDIAGSSRAARAWPDM from the coding sequence ATGACCGAAACCGTTGTCGTGCTCGGTGCTGGCTACGCCGGCGCTGGGGCGATCAAGAGCCTCGAAGACGCCCTCGACGACGAGGCCGACATCATCTGGCTCTCCGATCACGACCACCACCTCGTGCTCCACGAGGCCCACCGGTGCATCCGGGACCCGAGCGTCCGTCAGAACATCACGATCCCGGTCGAGGAGATCAAATCCCCACACACCCGCTTCATCGAGGGCGAGGTCACCGATCTCGACTGCGACGACCGAGAGATCGCGCTTGCCGACGGCTCGACGGTCGACTACGACTACGCGCTGGTCACGCTGGGTTCGCAAACGGCGTACTACGGGATCGACGGTCTCGAAGCGCACTCGTTCACGCTCAAGAGTCTCGACGACGCGCTCGAGATCCACGACGAAGTGAAGGAAGCCGCCCGCGACGCCACTCCCGACGACCCGGCACAGGTCGTCGTCGGCGGTGCGGGCCTCTCGGGCATCCAGACCGCGGGCGAGATCGCGGAGTTCCGTGATCTACACCACGCCCCGATCGAGATCACGCTCGTCGAGGCCTTAGAAGAGATCTTCCCGGGCAACGATCCCGAACTCCAGGGCGCGCTCAGAAAGCGTCTGCTCGAACGCGACATCGAGATCTCGACCGCCGACCCGATCACCGAGGCCGACGAAGACGTGATCCACTTCGAGTCGGACGCAACGCTCGAACACGACGTCTTCGTCTGGGCCGGCGGGGTTACGGGTCAGGACGCGATGGGCGGTACAGAACTCGACAACGAGCACAACCGCGTCAACGCCGCAGCGACCTTCGAGACGAGCGACGATCGGGTGTTCGCGCTGGGCGATTCGGCGATCGTCGATCAGCCCGAGGGTCCGTGTCCACCGACCGCCCAGGCCGCGTGGCAGGCCGCCGAGGTCGCCGGCGAGAACGTCGCGCGCGCGCTCCACGGCCAGCCGCTGACGTCGTGGACTCACGAGGACAAGGGAACGCTGGTATCGGTCGGCGAGAAGGCGGTCGCGCACAACGTGGTCAACGTCCCGATCAACACCTTCGGCGGGCCGGCCGCGAAGTTCCTGAAGAAAGCGGTCGCCGCGCGGTGGATCCGGGACATCGCGGGCTCGTCCCGGGCGGCGCGCGCGTGGCCCGACATGTAG
- a CDS encoding DHH family phosphoesterase, with translation MVSRLVLGCGSVGRILVDALGDRPGGVTVLCTDEHRVETLRSDRVAARRADPTDPATLADLDKPVDVVVVASDDPATNEAAATAARETHPNAFVLAYTGEEPTDDRRFAIESIADRTITSATTAATELLERIGEESMRPRRLWRVLRTIDGPLAIVTHDNPDPDAIASALALRRIAAAAGCDAEVCYFGAITHQQNRAMVNLLDIEMRELAPDDIDEYGGIALVDHSRPGVNDQLPEDTPIDVLIDHHPPRAPVEARFVDLRSDVGATSTLLVDYLGRLGIEIDSTVATALLYGIRVDTKDFQREVSTVDFDAAAFLLPYADEDILEQVETPSMSAETLETIARAISNREVSGSVLVSYIDDLHERDALAQAADQLLDIEDIRTTLVYGIIDGTIYCSGRTRGGGLDIGETLRDAFDRIGSAGGHADMAGAQLPLGLLGDADETALSGIVHDVINDRFFGAIESRPDVEPTTTTPDVTAGATELAGADETGEAVETNAGDGTSRNHSDPEEASGDDDERRETTDDG, from the coding sequence ATGGTCTCGCGGCTCGTGCTGGGATGTGGCTCGGTCGGGCGCATTCTGGTCGACGCGCTCGGCGATCGTCCCGGCGGCGTCACGGTGCTCTGCACCGACGAGCACCGCGTCGAGACGCTACGAAGCGACCGCGTCGCGGCGCGACGAGCCGACCCGACCGATCCCGCGACGCTCGCCGACCTCGACAAACCGGTCGACGTCGTCGTCGTAGCGAGCGACGACCCTGCAACCAACGAAGCCGCCGCGACGGCGGCACGCGAAACCCACCCGAACGCGTTCGTACTGGCGTACACCGGCGAAGAACCGACCGACGACCGCCGGTTCGCGATCGAGTCGATCGCCGACCGCACGATCACGTCGGCGACGACCGCGGCGACCGAACTCCTCGAACGTATCGGCGAGGAGAGCATGCGCCCCCGCCGGCTCTGGCGGGTGCTCCGCACGATCGACGGCCCGCTCGCGATCGTGACCCACGACAACCCCGATCCCGACGCGATCGCGAGCGCGCTCGCGCTCCGCCGGATCGCCGCAGCGGCCGGCTGTGACGCCGAGGTCTGCTATTTCGGCGCGATCACCCACCAACAGAACCGCGCGATGGTCAACCTGCTCGACATCGAGATGCGCGAGCTCGCGCCCGACGACATCGACGAGTACGGCGGGATCGCGCTGGTCGATCACTCGCGGCCGGGAGTCAACGACCAGCTCCCCGAGGACACCCCTATCGACGTGCTGATCGACCACCATCCGCCGCGCGCGCCGGTCGAAGCGCGGTTCGTCGACCTCCGGAGCGACGTCGGTGCGACCAGCACCCTCCTCGTGGACTATCTCGGCCGACTCGGGATCGAGATCGACAGCACGGTGGCGACAGCGCTGCTCTACGGCATTCGGGTCGACACCAAGGACTTCCAGCGCGAGGTGTCGACCGTGGACTTCGACGCCGCTGCGTTCTTGCTCCCGTACGCAGACGAAGACATCTTGGAGCAGGTCGAGACGCCGAGCATGAGCGCCGAGACGCTCGAAACGATCGCGCGCGCGATCTCGAACCGCGAGGTCTCGGGTTCGGTGCTGGTGAGCTACATCGACGACCTCCACGAGCGCGACGCGCTCGCCCAGGCCGCCGACCAGCTCCTCGACATCGAAGACATCCGAACGACGCTCGTCTACGGGATCATCGACGGCACGATCTACTGCTCCGGCCGGACGCGGGGTGGCGGTCTCGACATCGGCGAGACGCTCCGGGACGCGTTCGATCGGATCGGGAGTGCCGGCGGCCACGCCGACATGGCGGGCGCACAGCTCCCGCTCGGACTGCTCGGCGACGCCGACGAGACCGCGCTCTCAGGGATCGTCCACGACGTCATCAACGATCGGTTCTTCGGAGCGATCGAATCGCGGCCGGACGTGGAGCCGACAACGACGACGCCCGACGTGACCGCGGGAGCGACCGAGCTGGCTGGGGCGGACGAGACGGGCGAGGCGGTCGAAACGAATGCGGGCGACGGAACGAGTAGGAACCATAGCGACCCCGAGGAGGCGTCCGGCGACGATGACGAACGTCGCGAAACGACCGACGACGGTTGA
- a CDS encoding histone deacetylase family protein produces the protein MRFGYSAECLEHDPGSRHPESPDRLRAIRRALAKRHGVEYVEADPIDESAARAAHDPDYVQKFREFCASGGGQWDPDTVAVEATWDAALRSAGQAVWAAEAALDGASERETPFALGRPPGHHAVADDAMGFCFLNNAAIAAEAMIDDGRAERVAIIDWDVHHGNGTQDIFEDRGDVFYASIHERGLYPGTGEAGEIGTGDGEGTTANLAFPSGAGDPAYVAAVDEVLAPLLDDFDPDLLLVSAGFDAHEHDPISRMSVSTEGYGVLAARLRDLAARSDAGFGFVLEGGYGLDTLSESITTVNEVFGGYDPVEPEGSADDRARAVIDEVQAAHGLGEK, from the coding sequence ATGAGATTCGGCTACTCCGCGGAGTGTCTCGAACACGACCCTGGCTCGCGCCACCCCGAGAGTCCCGATCGGCTCCGCGCCATCCGCCGGGCGCTCGCGAAACGCCACGGTGTCGAGTACGTCGAGGCCGATCCGATCGACGAGTCCGCCGCACGAGCGGCCCACGACCCCGATTATGTACAGAAGTTCCGCGAGTTCTGCGCGTCGGGCGGCGGCCAGTGGGATCCCGACACCGTCGCTGTCGAGGCGACGTGGGACGCCGCACTCCGGAGCGCGGGCCAGGCGGTGTGGGCCGCCGAGGCCGCCCTCGACGGTGCGAGCGAGCGCGAGACGCCGTTCGCTCTCGGGCGGCCGCCGGGCCACCACGCGGTCGCCGACGACGCGATGGGCTTTTGTTTCCTCAACAACGCCGCCATCGCGGCCGAGGCGATGATCGACGACGGCCGCGCGGAGCGGGTCGCAATCATCGACTGGGACGTCCACCACGGCAACGGAACCCAAGATATCTTCGAGGATCGGGGCGACGTGTTCTACGCCTCGATCCACGAGCGCGGGCTCTACCCGGGCACTGGCGAGGCCGGCGAGATCGGAACGGGCGACGGCGAGGGGACGACCGCGAACCTCGCCTTCCCCTCCGGGGCGGGCGATCCGGCGTACGTCGCCGCAGTCGACGAGGTGCTCGCTCCGCTGCTCGACGATTTCGATCCCGATCTCCTCCTCGTGAGCGCGGGCTTCGACGCCCACGAACACGACCCGATCTCACGGATGAGCGTCTCGACCGAGGGCTACGGCGTGCTGGCCGCCCGACTCCGCGATCTCGCGGCCCGGTCCGACGCGGGCTTCGGGTTCGTTCTCGAAGGCGGCTACGGTCTCGACACCCTCTCCGAAAGTATCACGACGGTGAACGAGGTGTTCGGCGGGTACGATCCCGTCGAACCCGAGGGCTCGGCCGACGATCGCGCACGTGCGGTCATCGACGAAGTCCAGGCGGCTCACGGTCTCGGCGAGAAGTAA
- a CDS encoding ABC transporter permease codes for MSTDTASPGTGATTDASLATLVRAIAKKRALLLVRYPVNTLSQFGVMYLVFLIIFFGGRAIAGAALANSIEGIIVGYMLWSVSITAYSGLAWNVTRESQWGTLEQLFMSPFGFGRVMAIKTAVNVLEAFLWGVLILALMLATTGQSLVIEPVTVLILGGLAVAPAVGVGFAMGALALLYKRVENAFNIVQFVLIGLIAAPVTQYPLLKWLPLAQGSHLLGRAMTDGVRLWELPVTELAILVATAVGYLGVGYLAFHRAQRRARRKGVMGHY; via the coding sequence ATGAGTACGGACACCGCGAGCCCAGGAACGGGCGCAACCACCGACGCCAGCCTTGCGACCCTCGTCAGGGCGATCGCGAAAAAGCGCGCGCTCCTCCTCGTGCGCTACCCGGTCAACACGCTCTCACAGTTCGGGGTGATGTATCTGGTCTTCCTCATCATCTTCTTCGGCGGGCGCGCGATCGCGGGCGCGGCGCTCGCGAACTCGATCGAGGGGATCATCGTGGGCTACATGCTCTGGTCGGTCTCGATCACGGCCTATTCCGGGCTCGCGTGGAACGTGACTCGCGAGTCACAGTGGGGCACCCTCGAACAGCTGTTCATGTCGCCCTTTGGCTTCGGGCGGGTGATGGCGATCAAGACCGCGGTAAACGTACTGGAGGCGTTCCTCTGGGGAGTGCTTATCCTCGCGTTGATGCTCGCCACGACCGGTCAGTCCCTCGTCATCGAACCGGTGACGGTGTTGATCCTCGGCGGGCTCGCGGTCGCACCCGCGGTCGGCGTCGGGTTCGCCATGGGGGCGCTCGCCCTGCTCTACAAGCGGGTCGAGAACGCCTTCAACATCGTCCAGTTCGTGCTGATCGGCCTGATCGCCGCGCCGGTCACCCAGTACCCGCTCCTCAAATGGCTCCCGCTCGCCCAGGGCAGCCACCTCCTCGGGCGCGCGATGACCGATGGCGTCCGGCTCTGGGAGCTTCCTGTCACCGAGCTCGCGATCCTCGTCGCCACCGCGGTCGGCTATCTCGGCGTCGGCTATCTCGCCTTCCACCGGGCGCAGCGCCGCGCGCGGCGAAAGGGCGTCATGGGTCACTACTGA
- the cca gene encoding CCA tRNA nucleotidyltransferase — MTDDALDAVLTRVRDRVTPDAEERTRLDEAVDRLTDATERAVADRPVEADVVHVGSTARGTWLPGDRDIDLFVRFPPDLPREELERHGLAVGHRVLPDGREEYAEHPYVTGTFDGFAVDLVPCFRVERAADVRSAVDRTPFHTQYLDARLDAGLAADVRLAKRFLSAVGVYGSDLRTRGFSGYLVELLTLEHGGFRPLIEAAADWNSPVRFDPAGHGDAHSESFDDPLVVVDPTDSGRNVAAVLSTTNLARFQHYARDLLADPRESAFDFDSPTPLSAAKVRTELERRGTIPVAVRFDAPDLVADQLYPQLERSRRGVVDALDRRGFDSLRSAAFADESAVLFVELGVAERPAIERHEGPPVSAREHATTFYQKYSDTDCYGPFIDDGRYVVERDRTFPSPRAFLESDALFDVALGADIERALAADYTVLVGDETARLADEFGVELARYFSPRP, encoded by the coding sequence ATGACCGACGACGCCCTCGACGCCGTTCTCACGCGGGTCCGCGATCGCGTCACTCCCGACGCCGAGGAACGCACCCGTCTCGACGAGGCCGTCGATCGGCTCACCGACGCCACTGAGCGCGCGGTCGCGGATCGCCCGGTCGAAGCGGACGTCGTCCACGTCGGCTCAACCGCTCGCGGCACGTGGCTGCCCGGCGACCGCGACATCGATCTGTTCGTCCGGTTCCCGCCTGATCTCCCGCGCGAGGAGCTCGAACGCCACGGGCTCGCGGTCGGCCACCGGGTCCTCCCCGACGGCCGCGAGGAATACGCCGAACACCCCTACGTCACGGGCACGTTCGACGGGTTCGCGGTCGATCTCGTCCCCTGCTTTCGGGTCGAGCGCGCGGCCGACGTCCGGTCGGCGGTCGATCGGACGCCCTTCCACACGCAGTATCTCGACGCCCGACTCGACGCAGGACTCGCCGCCGACGTCAGACTCGCCAAACGATTCCTCTCGGCAGTCGGTGTCTACGGCAGCGACCTCCGCACACGGGGGTTTTCGGGCTATCTCGTCGAACTCCTCACGCTCGAACACGGCGGATTCCGCCCGCTGATCGAGGCGGCCGCCGACTGGAACTCCCCTGTGCGGTTCGATCCCGCTGGCCACGGCGACGCCCACAGCGAGAGCTTCGATGATCCGCTCGTGGTGGTCGATCCCACTGACTCGGGACGCAACGTCGCGGCGGTGCTCTCGACTACCAATCTCGCCCGGTTCCAGCACTACGCCCGCGACCTCCTCGCCGACCCGCGCGAATCGGCGTTCGATTTCGACTCGCCGACACCGCTCTCGGCCGCAAAGGTCCGGACCGAACTCGAACGCCGCGGCACGATCCCGGTCGCCGTGCGGTTCGACGCGCCGGATCTCGTCGCCGACCAGCTCTACCCCCAACTCGAACGCTCCCGTCGCGGGGTAGTCGACGCGCTCGACCGTCGCGGGTTCGACTCGCTCCGCTCGGCCGCGTTCGCCGACGAGTCGGCCGTTCTGTTCGTCGAACTCGGGGTTGCCGAACGTCCAGCGATCGAGCGCCACGAGGGTCCCCCGGTGAGCGCGCGCGAGCACGCAACCACCTTCTACCAGAAGTACTCCGATACGGACTGCTACGGTCCGTTCATCGATGACGGACGATACGTGGTCGAGCGCGACCGCACGTTTCCCAGCCCCCGCGCGTTCCTCGAAAGCGACGCACTGTTCGACGTAGCGCTCGGCGCGGACATCGAACGCGCGCTCGCAGCCGATTACACGGTGCTCGTTGGGGACGAGACGGCTCGCTTGGCCGACGAGTTCGGAGTAGAGCTGGCGCGTTACTTCTCGCCGAGACCGTGA
- a CDS encoding single-stranded DNA binding protein, which translates to MGAIAEIYADLDADVPEGEFREAVEEKVEEMGGLADEETAAMLIAHEVADGEVEGVADVEPGMEEAKFVAKVTSVGELRTFERDEEDEDGQVINVEVADETGRIRVAFWDEQATGAAEELETGAVLRVAGRPREGYNGIEVSADRVEPADVEVDVDLDAADTIDGLSLGQSDVDLTGLILDTDTVRTFDRDDGSEGRVANLTLGDETGRTRVTLWDDQAERVEELAAGTTIELTDGYVRERNGDLELHVGDRGGLTEVDTTVEYTPETTSIEGLEIDTTVDIGGVIRSTDPKRTFDRDDGSEGQVKNIRVQDETGDIRVALWGEKADRDLGPGDEVQFADVEIQDGWQDDLEASAGWQTSVTTFDTGGVPSTTEDDEAGADDETGLGAFAGDGADSEDGTTGDGHETEREAEVDAAAENGAGSNTEDGPIEFTGTVVQASDPVVLDNGSETMRVETSSTVHLGEELTARGRTADGTLDADEVF; encoded by the coding sequence ATGGGTGCGATAGCAGAGATCTACGCGGACCTCGACGCCGACGTACCCGAGGGGGAGTTCCGGGAGGCCGTCGAGGAGAAAGTCGAGGAGATGGGGGGGCTCGCCGACGAGGAGACCGCCGCGATGTTGATCGCCCACGAGGTCGCCGACGGCGAAGTCGAGGGCGTCGCCGACGTCGAACCGGGGATGGAGGAGGCGAAGTTCGTCGCGAAAGTCACGAGCGTCGGCGAACTCCGCACCTTCGAGCGCGACGAGGAGGACGAGGACGGCCAAGTCATCAACGTCGAGGTCGCCGACGAAACCGGGCGAATCAGGGTCGCGTTCTGGGACGAACAGGCAACGGGCGCGGCCGAAGAGCTCGAAACCGGTGCGGTGCTCAGGGTTGCGGGCCGACCGCGAGAAGGGTACAACGGGATCGAGGTCAGCGCGGATCGGGTCGAGCCGGCCGACGTCGAAGTCGACGTCGATCTCGACGCCGCCGACACCATCGACGGACTCTCGCTCGGTCAGTCCGACGTCGACCTCACGGGATTGATCCTCGATACCGACACCGTCAGGACGTTCGACCGCGACGACGGCTCGGAGGGACGAGTGGCGAACCTCACGCTCGGCGACGAAACGGGACGGACGCGAGTGACGCTCTGGGACGACCAGGCCGAACGGGTCGAGGAACTCGCCGCCGGCACGACGATCGAACTCACCGACGGCTACGTCCGCGAGCGCAACGGCGACCTCGAACTCCACGTCGGCGATCGCGGCGGGCTCACGGAGGTCGACACGACTGTCGAGTACACGCCCGAAACCACGTCGATCGAGGGACTCGAAATCGATACGACCGTCGACATCGGCGGCGTCATCAGGTCGACCGATCCGAAACGCACCTTCGACCGCGACGACGGTTCGGAGGGCCAGGTCAAAAACATCCGCGTCCAGGACGAGACCGGCGACATCCGCGTCGCGCTGTGGGGCGAGAAGGCCGACCGTGATCTCGGACCGGGTGACGAGGTCCAGTTCGCGGACGTCGAGATCCAGGACGGCTGGCAGGACGATCTCGAAGCCTCGGCGGGCTGGCAGACGAGCGTGACGACGTTCGACACTGGTGGGGTGCCCTCGACTACCGAGGACGACGAGGCCGGCGCAGACGACGAGACGGGTCTCGGGGCGTTCGCCGGCGATGGTGCGGACAGCGAGGACGGGACGACGGGCGACGGACACGAAACCGAACGTGAAGCGGAAGTGGACGCGGCAGCCGAAAACGGGGCCGGAAGCAACACGGAGGACGGCCCGATCGAGTTCACCGGAACGGTCGTGCAGGCGAGCGATCCGGTGGTGCTCGACAACGGCAGCGAGACGATGCGTGTCGAGACGTCCTCGACTGTGCATCTCGGCGAGGAGCTCACCGCTCGGGGACGGACGGCCGACGGCACGCTCGATGCGGACGAGGTGTTCTGA
- a CDS encoding histone family protein, translating into MSVELPFAPVDAVIRRHAGSLRVSSEATEELAERIQERGARLAADAAQRATDDDRKTLQAADFETDAAESGELELPVAPVDRIARLDIDDRYRVARDARVALAGRLERYAGRVATAAAVLARHAGRRTITVADVETYFELAPYYHNE; encoded by the coding sequence ATGAGCGTCGAGCTCCCGTTCGCGCCGGTCGATGCCGTGATTCGTCGGCACGCCGGCTCGCTGCGGGTGAGCAGTGAGGCCACCGAGGAGCTCGCCGAACGCATCCAGGAGCGCGGCGCGCGCCTCGCGGCAGACGCCGCCCAGCGCGCGACCGACGACGACCGCAAGACTCTCCAGGCCGCTGACTTCGAGACTGACGCCGCCGAGTCCGGGGAACTCGAACTCCCGGTCGCGCCGGTCGACCGTATCGCTCGCCTCGACATCGACGACCGCTACCGGGTCGCCCGCGACGCCCGTGTCGCCCTCGCCGGCCGGCTCGAACGCTACGCCGGCCGGGTCGCGACGGCCGCGGCGGTGCTCGCGCGCCACGCCGGCCGGCGCACGATCACGGTCGCCGACGTCGAGACGTACTTCGAACTCGCGCCGTACTACCACAACGAATGA